The Naumovozyma dairenensis CBS 421 chromosome 1, complete genome genome includes a region encoding these proteins:
- the NDAI0A03030 gene encoding cyclin family protein (similar to Saccharomyces cerevisiae PCL9 (YDL179W) and PCL2 (YDL127W); ancestral locus Anc_7.289) has translation MANNLVNSADLSKKMIKTTTPITMEFVYFLSAKATIIYGDNRPNKLRSLPTLTNFILDIISTSNVESPTLSIATVYLERIRSTLAQDKNAFNQLKNFCNHQLFLACLMLSSKFSSDLHVKTSDWSRFANGLFTLKEINTAEITILDLFHYHLMFTEQNLAKAIESYRPNPFSVALITNKNNSMHVQKDYVAIDIDALISSNDYNVPANSRTNSNQHSYVPRKDSRTYSNNSFLSTGSHSTFSTIDDPQEEFIPICTQSFNNNQEKIPIVLQKQQQMLLSYKNSPSFITEASTFNNNNNNNNYSNSNDNSRSLTKYFSSLFY, from the coding sequence ATGGCAAACAATTTAGTGAACAGTGcagatttatcaaaaaaGATGATCAAGACAACGACTCCTATAACAATGgaatttgtttatttccTATCAGCAAAAGCAACTATCATTTATGGAGATAACAGACCAAATAAACTTCGATCATTGCCAACTTTGACAAACTTTATTCTCGATATAATATCTACTTCTAATGTTGAATCGCCTACGCTATCGATAGCAACCGTCTATTTAGAAAGAATAAGAAGCACTTTAGCTCAAGATAAAAATGCATTTAACCAGTTGAAGAACTTTTGTAACCACCAGCTATTCTTAGCTTGTTTAATGTTAAGTTCTAAATTTAGTAGTGATTTACATGTAAAAACTTCAGACTGGAGTCGATTCGCTAATGGATTATTCACACTAAAGGAAATTAATACTGCAGAAATAACAATATTGGATCTTTtccattatcatttaatgtTCACAGAACAAAATTTAGCGAAGGCAATAGAATCTTATAGACCAAATCCATTCTCTGTCGCATTAATCactaataaaaataacagTATGCATGTACAAAAGGATTATGTTGCTATTGACATCGACGCACTAATTTCATCAAACGATTATAACGTACCTGCGAATAGCCGAACAAATTCAAACCAACATAGTTATGTTCCTAGAAAAGATTCAAGAACTTACTCGAACAATTCTTTCTTATCAACAGGTTCTCATAGTACTTTTTCAACCATAGATGATCCACAAGAGGAATTTATACCGATTTGCACAcaatctttcaataataatcaagaaaaaattcCCATAGTGttacaaaaacaacaacaaatgtTATTATCTTATAAAAATAGTCCTTCTTTCATTACCGAAGCATCtacattcaataataataacaataacaataattacAGTAACAGTAATGATAATTCAAGATCATTAACAAAATACTTCAGctcattattttattaa
- the NDAI0A03040 gene encoding uncharacterized protein (similar to Saccharomyces cerevisiae CDC48 (YDL126C); ancestral locus Anc_7.288), which yields MKHPDPGKKHHRKLLDASGAAPEQEDVTATAILRQKKKPNTLLVDDATNDDNSIIALNSNTLDTLELFRGDTVLVKGKKRKDTVLIVLVDDEVEDGSCKLNRIVRNNLNIRLGDLVTIHPCPDIKYASRVSVLPIADTIEGVTGNLFDVFLKPYFVEAYRPVRKGDHFIVRGGMRQVEFKVVDVEPDEYGVVAQDTVIHWEGEPIDREDEENSINDVGYDDIGGCRKQMAQIREMVELPLRHPQLFKAIGIKPPRGVLMYGPPGTGKTLMARAVANETGAFFFLINGPEVMSKMAGESESNLRKAFEEAEKNAPAIIFIDEIDSIAPKRDKTNGEVERRVVSQLLTLMDGMKTRSNVVVIAATNRPNSIDPALRRFGRFDREVDIGIPDAVGRLEILRIHTKNMKLSDDVDLEYLANETHGYVGSDVASLCSEAAMQQIREKMDLIDLEEDEIDAEVLDSLGVTMDNFKFALGNSNPSALRETVVESVNVTWEDIGGLDEIKQELKETVEYPVLHPDQYTKFGLAPSKGVLFYGPPGTGKTLLAKAVATEVSANFISVKGPELLSMWYGESESNIRDIFDKARAAAPTVVFLDELDSIAKARGGSMGDAGGASDRVVNQLLTEMDGMNTKKNVFVIGATNRPDQIDPAILRPGRLDQLIYVPLPDEIARLSILRAQLRKTPLEPGLELEAIAKASQGFSGADLSYIVQRAAKFAIKESIEAQKEKLLKKEQEDAEAEANGMVVDKENEDEKEVEEDPVPYITKEHFAQAMKTAKKSVSEAELRRYEAYSQQMKASRGQFSNFAFDENAATAASSSNAASNANAGDNATFGTAAAEEDDDLYN from the coding sequence atgaaACATCCAGATCCAGGCAAGAAACATCATAGAAAACTATTAGATGCTTCAGGCGCTGCTCCTGAACAAGAAGATGTTACAGCTACCGCTATCCTAagacaaaagaagaaaccaAACACTTTGCTTGTTGATGATGCTAccaatgatgataattccATTATAGCGTTGAATTCAAACACGTTAGATACTTTAGAATTGTTTAGAGGGGATACTGTTTTAGTTAAGGGTAAGAAACGTAAGGACACCGTTTTGATTGTActtgttgatgatgaagtgGAAGATGGTTCTTGTAAACTTAATAGAATTGTGagaaataatttgaatattagaTTGGGTGATTTGGTTACTATACATCCATGCCCTGATATCAAATATGCGTCAAGGGTTTCTGTCTTACCGATTGCGGATACTATTGAAGGTGTTACAGGAAACTTATTTGATGTGTTTTTGAAACCATATTTTGTTGAAGCTTATAGACCTGTAAGGAAGGGAGATCATTTTATCGTACGTGGTGGGATGAGACAAGTGGAATTTAAAGTTGTTGATGTAGAGCCTGATGAGTATGGTGTAGTAGCTCAAGATACTGTCATTCACTGGGAAGGTGAACCAATTGATCGTGAAGATGAGGAAAATAGTATTAACGATGTAGGTTATGATGATATCGGTGGTTGTCGTAAACAAATGGCTCAAATTAGAGAAATGGTTGAATTACCATTGAGACATCCACAATTGTTTAAAGCTATTGGTATTAAACCACCAAGAGGTGTCTTAATGTATGGTCCACCTGGTACAGGTAAAACTTTAATGGCAAGAGCTGTTGCAAATGAGACAGGTgcctttttcttcttgattaATGGTCCAGAGGTTATGTCCAAGATGGCTGGTGAATCTGAATCTAATTTAAGAAAAGCTTTTGAAGAAGCTGAAAAGAATGCTCCTGctattatcttcatcgaTGAAATCGATTCTATTGCTCCAAAGAGAGACAAAACTAATGGTGAAGTGGAAAGAAGGGTTGTCTCGCAATTATTAACTTTAATGGATGGTATGAAGACAAGATCcaatgttgttgttattgctGCTACAAACAGACCAAATTCCATTGATCCAGCTTTGAGAAGATTTGGGAGATTTGATCGTGAGGTTGATATTGGTATTCCAGATGCTGTAGGTCGTTTAGAAATCTTAAGAATTCatacaaaaaatatgaagtTGTCtgatgatgttgatttAGAATATCTAGCCAATGAAACACATGGGTATGTTGGTTCTGATGTCGCATCTTTATGTTCTGAAGCTGCAATGCAACAAATTAGGGAAAAGATGGATTTGATTgatttagaagaagatgaaattgatgcAGAAGTGTTAGATTCGTTAGGTGTTACAATggataatttcaaatttgcCCTAGGTAACTCGAATCCATCAGCATTACGTGAAACTGTTGTGGAAAGTGTTAATGTTACATGGGAAGATATTGGTGGTTTAGATGAAATTAAGCAAGAATTGAAGGAAACTGTTGAGTATCCTGTTTTGCATCCAGATCAATATACTAAATTTGGTTTGGCTCCATCAAAGGGTGTTTTATTCTATGGTCCACCAGGTACAGGTAAGACGCTTCTAGCTAAAGCTGTCGCTACTGAAGTATCTGCTAACTTTATCTCTGTTAAGGGTCCAGAATTATTAAGTATGTGGTACGGTGAATCAGAATCTAATATTCgtgatatttttgataaagCAAGAGCAGCAGCTCCAACTGTAGTCTTTTTAGATGAACTAGATTCTATTGCCAAGGCAAGAGGTGGATCGATGGGGGATGCAGGCGGTGCATCAGATAGGGTTGTCaatcaattattaactGAAATGGATGGTATgaatacaaagaaaaatgttttcGTTATTGGTGCTACAAATAGACCTGATCAAATTGATCCCGCTATCTTAAGACCAGGTAGATTAGATCAATTAATATATGTCCCATTACCGGATGAAATTGCAAGGTTATCTATTCTACGTGCACAATTAAGAAAGACTCCATTAGAACCAGGCCTTGAATTGGAAGCTATCGCTAAGGCATCTCAAGGTTTCTCTGGTGCAGATTTATCATATATTGTTCAAAGAGCTGCTAAATTTGCCATTAAGGAATCCATTGAGGCacaaaaggaaaaattattgaagaaggaACAAGAGGATGCCGAGGCAGAAGCTAATGGTATGGTAGTTGATAAGGAGAACgaagatgaaaaggaagttgaagaagatcCTGTACCATATATTACGAAGGAACATTTTGCTCAAGCTATGAAGACTGCTAAGAAATCTGTCTCTGAAGCTGAATTACGTCGGTATGAAGCTTATTCTCAGCAAATGAAGGCTTCCAGAGGCCAATTTAGTAATTTTGCgtttgatgaaaatgctGCTACTGCTGCCTCGTCTTCCAATGCTGCTTCAAATGCAAACGCAGGTGACAATGCCACATTTGGTACTGCTGCTGCGgaggaagatgatgatttgtacaattga
- the NDAI0A03050 gene encoding uncharacterized protein (similar to Saccharomyces cerevisiae HNT1 (YDL125C); ancestral locus Anc_7.287): MTNLTRKQQYNKMSNTPIVYYNPDCTFCKLINGDIPSYKLIETQYSYSFLDIHPIAEAHIVIVPKYHGKYLHNISDQYLVDILPIAKRFAKTLRLQEDENGMGYNLLQNNGRISGQVVDHVHFHFIPKRDRETGLRIGWPAKTADKDTLKELQKHIMDSLEGNA; the protein is encoded by the coding sequence ATGACCAATCTCACaagaaaacaacaatacaACAAAATGTCAAACACTCCTATAGTATATTACAACCCGGATTGtacattttgtaaattaaTCAATGGTGATATTCCATCGTACAAGTTAATTGAAACCCAGTACTCATATTCGTTTCTAGATATCCATCCAATTGCGGAAGCCCACATTGTCATTGTTCCGAAATACCATGGCAAGTATCTTCATAATATTTCTGACCAATATTTAGTTGATATTCTGCCAATTGCGAAAAGGTTCGCCAAAACTCTAAGGTTACAAGAAGATGAGAACGGTATGGGATATAATTTGTTACAGAATAACGGAAGAATATCAGGACAAGTTGTTGATCATGTCCATTTCCATTTTATTCCTAAGAGAGACCGTGAAACGGGGTTAAGGATCGGATGGCCAGCCAAGACGGCCGATAAGGATACgttgaaagaattacaaaaacaTATCATGGATTCACTTGAAGGGAACGCCTAA